In a single window of the Flavobacterium sp. W4I14 genome:
- a CDS encoding alpha-glucosidase (product_source=KO:K01187; cleavage_site_network=SignalP-noTM; ko=KO:K01187; pfam=PF10566,PF14508,PF14509; superfamily=51445) has product MKQKILRLFLLTFLTIPAIAQKRLSVTSPDGRLQVGVLLTDTIGYQLLHDGKLILSADAIAMKLGNGNAFGIKSQLKQAKTILVKEKIDAHFYKRSRINDEYSELTLDFKEDFKLIFRVYNEGMAYRFVSNGKKDFIVNEELASFRFPKDHKAYIPYVKTKEKTLEGQYFNSFENTYDYSLLSEMNRDKLAFSPLVVELDGGKKVCLAEADLQSYPGMYLYNPGGNTTLEANFAPYPKSTQQGGHNQLQQMVTSRQPYLAKSKAQTKFPWRIAIITTTDKALADNDMVYKLAEPSRLKDVSWIKPGKVAWEWWNNWGISKVDFVTGVNNQTYKAYIDFASKNGIEYVILDEGWAVNLKASLFEVVPEINLKELVAYGKSKNVDLILWAGYYAFERDLEKVCKHYSQLGIKGFKIDFMDRDDQDMVDFHYRAAEIAAKYKLLVDFHGTYKPTGLNRTFPNVINYEAVNGLEQMKWTGPEMDMVTYDVTMPFIRMIAGPVDYTQGAMHNATKRSHRGINDEPMSQGTRCRQLAEYVVFESPLNMLCDSPDNYEREQECTDFISAIPTVWDNTIVLNGEIGQYITTARKKGDTWYLGSLTNWDARKLELDLSFLGTGDYLAEIYRDGVNADKIASDYRKDRITIPANRKLSITMAQGGGFAMKIFKK; this is encoded by the coding sequence ATGAAACAAAAAATATTACGCCTATTCCTTTTAACGTTCTTAACTATCCCCGCAATCGCCCAGAAGAGGCTTAGTGTTACTTCGCCCGATGGGCGGTTGCAAGTGGGTGTTCTCCTTACTGATACAATTGGCTATCAGCTGCTTCACGATGGCAAACTGATACTAAGTGCTGACGCTATTGCTATGAAACTGGGTAATGGAAACGCCTTTGGGATCAAATCACAATTGAAGCAGGCCAAAACCATTCTTGTTAAAGAAAAAATTGACGCACACTTTTACAAAAGAAGCCGGATAAATGACGAATATTCTGAATTAACACTTGATTTCAAAGAAGATTTCAAACTTATTTTCCGGGTTTATAACGAAGGAATGGCCTATCGTTTTGTATCCAATGGTAAAAAGGACTTCATCGTAAATGAAGAACTGGCATCGTTCCGATTTCCTAAAGATCACAAAGCCTACATTCCGTATGTAAAAACAAAGGAGAAGACGCTCGAAGGACAATATTTCAACTCATTTGAAAACACATACGACTACAGTCTTCTAAGTGAAATGAACAGGGATAAACTGGCTTTTTCTCCGTTGGTGGTAGAACTTGATGGCGGGAAGAAAGTATGTTTAGCCGAGGCAGATCTGCAAAGCTATCCTGGTATGTATCTTTATAATCCTGGCGGCAACACCACCCTGGAAGCAAATTTTGCACCTTATCCCAAATCTACACAGCAAGGCGGACATAACCAGCTGCAACAGATGGTAACCTCCCGCCAGCCTTATCTGGCTAAAAGCAAGGCCCAAACAAAATTTCCCTGGCGTATTGCCATCATAACCACAACTGATAAAGCATTGGCTGACAATGATATGGTTTATAAACTGGCAGAACCCAGCAGGTTAAAAGATGTTTCATGGATAAAACCAGGAAAAGTGGCCTGGGAATGGTGGAACAATTGGGGCATCAGCAAAGTAGACTTTGTTACAGGGGTAAATAATCAAACCTATAAAGCCTATATCGATTTTGCATCCAAAAACGGAATTGAATATGTTATTCTAGACGAAGGTTGGGCGGTAAACCTGAAAGCCAGTTTATTTGAGGTTGTACCCGAAATTAACCTGAAGGAGCTTGTTGCCTATGGAAAATCTAAAAATGTAGACCTGATCCTTTGGGCCGGATACTACGCTTTTGAGCGGGATCTGGAAAAAGTGTGTAAACATTATTCGCAATTGGGCATAAAAGGTTTCAAGATCGATTTTATGGATCGTGATGACCAGGATATGGTCGATTTTCATTACCGTGCGGCAGAGATAGCTGCTAAATATAAACTGCTTGTTGATTTTCACGGAACCTATAAACCAACAGGTCTGAACCGTACTTTCCCAAATGTAATCAATTACGAAGCGGTGAACGGCCTTGAACAAATGAAATGGACGGGGCCTGAGATGGATATGGTTACCTATGATGTTACCATGCCTTTTATCAGGATGATTGCAGGACCCGTTGATTATACCCAGGGCGCCATGCATAACGCAACCAAACGAAGCCACAGGGGGATAAATGATGAACCGATGAGCCAGGGAACCCGCTGCAGGCAACTGGCCGAATATGTGGTATTTGAATCGCCTTTGAATATGCTTTGTGATAGCCCCGATAATTATGAAAGGGAGCAGGAATGCACTGACTTCATCAGCGCTATCCCCACAGTATGGGACAACACAATCGTCCTTAATGGTGAGATTGGGCAATATATTACCACCGCACGCAAAAAGGGAGATACCTGGTATTTGGGCTCGTTAACCAATTGGGATGCCCGCAAGCTAGAACTTGATCTCAGCTTCCTCGGTACAGGAGATTATCTAGCAGAGATTTATCGCGATGGCGTAAACGCAGATAAAATCGCGTCAGATTACAGAAAAGACCGGATCACTATACCTGCCAATCGCAAACTATCCATTACCATGGCCCAAGGTGGTGGCTTCGCAATGAAAATCTTTAAAAAGTAA